A genomic region of Papaver somniferum cultivar HN1 chromosome 7, ASM357369v1, whole genome shotgun sequence contains the following coding sequences:
- the LOC113298941 gene encoding uncharacterized protein LOC113298941, whose amino-acid sequence MRLPAPTLLARCSPLSKLWHNSTTKDARFAVVHNVLNRNNKSLILNLLNVFRGGIDICYFFRLEANNDNNYLHPKIITRIETHEIFELVGYANGLACIKRVSKPDAAMGSISVVNPIRFETLNLYYVTPTGGYIYLCHGFAFDSLSQVYKAVIVFTSKDDDGFVCVVITLGTLSWRNIITSTLDMSPPPGSPPFPGRMVTRLSSSFCRPATYCGGDLLWRTTSEVGNGSKMEMLLSFDLHYEKIRFIRLPAVSNLTPTMDEHQYLVIDHLLEYKGYPCIARSEKISISNSDHSGHRCEYQSNCCCKVHMYILKDRVKQVWIREETFDVQIKDHEGLLPAPLCCYFETSAVTPPTRALTLSDQVLLYWFNGESLILYNLQEKCLKVVKCSRSYPRIFQAKMNETLSRKIGDDINIDCPYMDYQLHAQVENLVSLTTFVPKGAKTSNCDCTEDLQRVVVGNLLAGLVFTGRKPFKSYAFYEDKVVGDEVRDDVQGNPNGSCSSKQSRSEKKSGKAIPK is encoded by the exons ATGAGATTACCAGCTCCAACTCTTCTAGCCAGATGCAGTCCGTTGAGTAAGTTATGGCACAATTCAACTACTAAAGATGCACGATTTGCTGTGGTTCATAATGTTCTAAACAGAAATAACAAAAGTCTAATCCTTAATCTCCTTAATGTATTTAGGGGTGGCATCGATATTTGTTACTTTTTTAGGTTAGAAGCAAATAATGACAATAATTATCTCCATCCTAAAATTATCACTCGTATAGAAACCCATGAGATATTTGAACTAGTAGGTTATGCTAATGGTTTAGCATGTATTAAACGGGTGAGTAAACCTGATGCTGCTATGGGTTCGATTTCTGTGGTTAACCCCATCAGATTTGAAACACTTAACCTATATTATGTTACTCCAACTGGAGGATACATCTACTTGTGTCATGGTTTTGCTTTTGATTCATTATCACAAGTATACAAGGCTGTAATTGTTTTTACTTCGAAAGATGACGACGGGTTTGTTTGCGTGGTCATTACACTGGGAACTCTGTCGTGGAGAAACATAATTACTAGTACTCTTGATATGTCACCACCACCCGGTTCTCCACCTTTTCCTGGTCGAATGGTAACCAGACTTTCAAGTTCGTTTTGTAGACCAGCCACCTATTGCGGGGGTGATCTTCTTTGGAGGACGACTAGTGAAGTTGGTAATGGTTCTAAGATGGAAATGTTGCTCTCATTCGACCTCCACTACGAGAAGATTCGGTTCATTCGACTCCCGGCTGTATCTAATCTGACCCCAACAATGGATGAACATCAATATCTAGTTATTGATCATCTTTTGGAGTATAAAGGATATCCTTGTATTGCGCGTTCTGAGAAGATATCGATAAGCAACAGTGATCACAGCGGCCATCGTTGTGAATATCAGAGTAATTGTTGCTGCAAGGTTCATATGTATATATTAAAGGACAGGGTCAAGCAAGTATGGATCAGGGAGGAGACTTTCGATGTCCAGATTAAGGATCATGAAGGTTTATTACCAGCTCCCCTCTGTTGTTACTTTGAAACTAGCGCTGTTACACCTCCTACACGTGCATTGACTCTCTCCGATCAGGTGCTATTGTACTGGTTTAATGGGGAAAGTCTCATACTCTACAATTTGCAGGAGAAATGTCTCAAGGTGGTAAAATGTTCCCGCTCGTATCCTAGGATTTTTCAAGCTAAGATGAACGAAACACTAAGCCGTAAGATTGGTGATGATATTAATATTGATTGCCCATACATGGATTATCAGCTGCATGCGCAAGTGGAGAATCTCGTTTCTCTGACAACCTTTGTTCCTAAAGGAGCTAAAACCAGTAACTGTGACTGTACTGAAGATTTGCAACGTGTTGTCGTAGGCAACCTACTGGCAGGGTTGGTGTTTACGGGAAGAAAACCATTCAAGTCTTATGCTTTCTACGAGGACAAAGTGGTTGGTGACGAGGTCCGCGATGATGTTCAAG GCAACCCTAATGGAAGTTGTAGCTCAAAGCAGAGTAGAAGTGAGAAGAAGAGTGGGAAGGCAATTCCAAAGTGA